The proteins below come from a single Streptomyces sp. M92 genomic window:
- a CDS encoding VOC family protein, giving the protein MPHIALVALVVDDYDEAIRFYTEALGFRLAEDSARPDGSRWVVVEPGRGSGGTALLLARAKGERQRARVGDQTGGRVGFFLYTDDFARDHARMAAAGVTFLEEPRREPYGSVAVFQDLYGNRWDLLQPAA; this is encoded by the coding sequence ATGCCGCACATCGCCCTGGTCGCTCTCGTCGTCGACGACTACGACGAGGCGATCCGCTTCTACACCGAGGCCCTCGGATTCCGCCTCGCCGAGGACTCCGCCCGGCCCGACGGCTCCCGCTGGGTGGTCGTCGAGCCCGGTAGGGGGAGCGGCGGCACCGCGCTGCTGCTGGCCCGGGCCAAGGGTGAGCGGCAGCGGGCCCGGGTCGGCGACCAGACGGGCGGGCGCGTCGGGTTCTTCCTGTACACCGACGACTTCGCCCGCGACCACGCCCGGATGGCGGCCGCCGGCGTGACCTTCCTGGAGGAGCCCCGGCGCGAGCCGTACGGCTCGGTCGCCGTCTTCCAGGACCTGTACGGCAACCGCTGGGACCTGCTCCAGCCCGCCGCCTGA
- a CDS encoding pyridoxamine 5'-phosphate oxidase family protein, whose amino-acid sequence MKITAPPRDSGQRRQDVLDRLERELDIWVATADTDGVPCLVPLWFVWHEESVWLCTRLTNPTGRNLRGGGRVRLAFGHTRDVVLIDGVTETFGLREAPSAADAFAAKTGWDPRGDSASYAWFRVRPFAVQAWHEERELKGRHIMREGVWAV is encoded by the coding sequence ATGAAGATCACCGCACCGCCGCGCGATTCCGGGCAGCGCCGGCAGGACGTGCTCGACCGCCTGGAACGCGAACTGGACATCTGGGTGGCCACGGCGGACACCGACGGCGTGCCGTGCCTGGTCCCGCTGTGGTTCGTGTGGCACGAGGAGTCGGTCTGGCTGTGCACCCGGCTCACCAACCCGACCGGCCGCAACCTGCGAGGCGGCGGCCGGGTCCGGCTGGCGTTCGGGCACACCCGGGACGTCGTGCTGATCGACGGCGTAACGGAGACGTTCGGCCTGCGGGAGGCACCCTCGGCGGCGGACGCGTTCGCCGCGAAGACCGGCTGGGACCCTCGCGGGGACAGTGCGTCGTACGCCTGGTTCCGGGTGCGGCCGTTCGCGGTCCAGGCGTGGCACGAGGAGCGCGAGTTGAAGGGGCGGCACATCATGCGGGAGGGTGTCTGGGCCGTGTAG
- a CDS encoding aldo/keto reductase, producing MTAESADTWHLGDLPVRRVGLGAMRLTGSAAFHLGTPSHRERSLTVLRRAVELGVNHIDTAAFCFSSLRSANELINSALAPYADDLVIAVKVGPYRERSGEWGTSARPEDLRAHVEENLRQLGRDHLDVVYLRRMRQDSIADHFGALAELRAAGLIRHLGISGVEPRHLAEAQAIAPVVCVQNRYGLGFHDPAADELLALCRAQGIAFVPFYAIAGEAGPRGAGTAHEQEVREVARAHGASPAQVRIAWTLRQGPHVLANPGTGDPEHLAENVAAGALRLTDEELARLDAARTG from the coding sequence ATCACCGCGGAGTCCGCCGACACCTGGCACCTCGGCGACCTGCCCGTCCGCCGCGTCGGCCTCGGCGCGATGCGGCTGACGGGCAGCGCCGCCTTCCACCTCGGCACCCCGAGCCACCGCGAGCGCTCCCTCACCGTCCTGCGCCGGGCGGTCGAACTCGGCGTCAACCACATCGACACCGCCGCGTTCTGCTTCTCGTCCCTGCGCTCCGCCAACGAGCTGATCAACAGCGCGCTGGCCCCGTACGCCGACGACCTGGTGATCGCCGTCAAGGTCGGCCCGTACCGGGAGCGGTCGGGGGAGTGGGGCACCTCCGCCCGTCCCGAGGACCTGCGCGCCCACGTCGAGGAGAACCTGCGCCAGCTCGGCCGTGACCACCTCGACGTCGTCTACCTGCGCCGCATGCGGCAGGACTCGATCGCCGACCACTTCGGCGCCCTCGCCGAACTGCGCGCGGCGGGCCTGATCCGCCACCTCGGCATCTCCGGCGTGGAGCCGCGCCACCTCGCCGAGGCGCAGGCCATCGCGCCCGTGGTCTGCGTGCAGAACCGGTACGGCCTCGGCTTCCACGACCCCGCCGCCGACGAACTCCTCGCCCTGTGCCGCGCACAGGGCATCGCCTTCGTGCCGTTCTACGCCATCGCGGGCGAGGCGGGCCCTCGCGGCGCCGGAACCGCTCACGAGCAAGAGGTCCGCGAGGTCGCCCGGGCGCACGGCGCGAGCCCCGCGCAGGTGCGGATCGCCTGGACCCTGCGGCAGGGCCCCCATGTCCTCGCCAACCCCGGCACCGGCGACCCCGAGCACCTCGCCGAGAACGTCGCCGCGGGCGCCCTCCGGCTCACCGACGAGGAACTCGCGCGGCTCGACGCCGCCCGGACCGGCTGA
- a CDS encoding glycoside hydrolase family 19 protein gives MSRRRISAVVTALALAGAVPAFLPATEASAASCSSYPAWSADANYDAGDIVRYTDGKAYIAEHANPGYDPLISTWYWEPYACDGGSETPVGNFVVTEAQFNQMFPGRNSFYSYGGLTAALSAYPGFANTGSDTVKKQEAAAFLANVSHETGGLVHIVEQNTANYPHYCDWNQPYGCPAGQAAYYGRGPIQLSWNFNYKAAGDALGIDLLNNPWLVQNDSAVAWKTALWYWNTQSGPGSMTGHSAMVNGAGFGQTIRSINGSLECDGKNPAQVQSRVSKYQQFSQILGVSPGGNLYC, from the coding sequence GTGTCGAGGCGCCGTATATCCGCCGTGGTCACCGCACTCGCCCTCGCGGGAGCCGTCCCCGCCTTCCTGCCCGCCACCGAGGCGTCCGCCGCCTCCTGCTCCAGTTACCCCGCGTGGTCGGCCGACGCGAACTACGACGCCGGCGACATCGTCCGCTACACGGACGGCAAGGCGTACATCGCCGAGCACGCCAACCCGGGCTACGACCCGCTGATCAGCACCTGGTACTGGGAGCCGTACGCCTGCGACGGCGGCTCCGAGACGCCGGTCGGCAACTTCGTGGTGACCGAGGCGCAGTTCAACCAGATGTTCCCGGGCCGGAACTCGTTCTACAGCTACGGCGGCCTGACCGCCGCGCTCAGCGCCTACCCGGGCTTCGCCAACACCGGCAGCGACACGGTGAAGAAGCAGGAGGCCGCCGCCTTCCTCGCCAACGTCAGCCACGAGACCGGCGGACTCGTGCACATCGTCGAGCAGAACACCGCCAACTACCCGCACTACTGCGACTGGAACCAGCCCTACGGCTGCCCGGCCGGCCAGGCCGCCTACTACGGGCGCGGCCCCATCCAGCTCAGCTGGAACTTCAACTACAAGGCGGCGGGCGACGCCCTCGGCATCGACCTGCTGAACAACCCCTGGCTGGTGCAGAACGACTCGGCCGTCGCCTGGAAGACCGCCCTGTGGTACTGGAACACCCAGTCCGGGCCCGGCAGCATGACCGGGCACAGCGCCATGGTCAACGGCGCCGGTTTCGGCCAGACGATCCGCTCCATCAACGGCTCCCTGGAGTGCGACGGCAAGAACCCCGCGCAGGTCCAGAGCCGCGTCAGCAAGTACCAGCAGTTCAGCCAGATCCTCGGTGTCTCACCGGGCGGCAATCTCTACTGCTGA
- a CDS encoding aldehyde dehydrogenase family protein, protein MNHPAPEQPADVVARLRATFRTGRTKPVEWRTGQLRRLRALLTENGPELEAALRADLGKSAAEAQRTEIGFTVREIDHTLDHLADWLRPEPAPAPAHLGADAAAWTQYDPLGVVLVIAPWNYPAQLLLAPVVGALAAGNAVVAKPSELAPVTSAALARLLPRYLDTDAVAVVEGGVPETTALLAERFDHIFYTGNGTVGRIVMRAAAEHLTPVTLELGGKSPAFVDRDADPDAVAARLAAGKFLNAGQTCVAPDYVLTDPETAAVLEPALVRAVEALYGSDPARSSEYARIVNERHFDRLSGLLDSGRVVVGGGSDRSRKYIAPTVLADVAPDAPVMREEIFGPILPVVTVSGLDEAIDFVNDRDKPLALYVFSESDETRERFAAETSSGGLGHGLPLAHLTVSDLPFGGVGESGMGSYHGRYSIETFSHRKAVLKKPLG, encoded by the coding sequence GTGAACCACCCCGCCCCCGAGCAGCCCGCCGACGTCGTCGCCCGGCTGCGCGCCACCTTCCGCACCGGCCGTACCAAGCCCGTCGAGTGGCGTACCGGCCAGCTGCGCCGGCTGCGCGCCCTGCTCACGGAGAACGGCCCGGAGCTGGAGGCGGCCCTCCGCGCCGACCTCGGCAAGAGTGCCGCCGAGGCCCAGCGCACGGAGATCGGCTTCACCGTCCGCGAGATCGACCACACCCTCGACCACCTCGCCGACTGGCTGCGCCCCGAGCCCGCCCCGGCCCCGGCCCACCTCGGCGCCGACGCCGCCGCCTGGACGCAGTACGACCCCCTCGGCGTCGTACTCGTCATCGCGCCCTGGAACTATCCGGCCCAGCTGCTGCTCGCCCCGGTCGTCGGCGCCCTGGCCGCCGGCAACGCGGTGGTCGCCAAGCCCAGCGAGCTGGCCCCGGTGACCTCCGCCGCGCTGGCCCGCCTGCTGCCGCGGTACCTGGACACCGACGCGGTGGCCGTCGTCGAGGGCGGCGTTCCCGAGACCACGGCCCTGCTCGCCGAGCGCTTCGACCACATCTTCTACACCGGCAACGGCACGGTCGGCCGCATCGTCATGCGGGCCGCCGCCGAGCACCTCACCCCGGTCACCCTCGAACTCGGCGGCAAGTCCCCGGCGTTCGTCGACCGCGACGCCGACCCCGACGCGGTCGCCGCACGGCTGGCCGCAGGCAAGTTCCTCAACGCGGGCCAGACCTGCGTGGCCCCCGACTACGTGCTGACCGACCCCGAGACCGCCGCCGTCCTGGAGCCGGCGTTGGTCCGTGCCGTCGAGGCGCTGTACGGGAGCGACCCGGCGCGGTCCTCGGAGTACGCGCGGATCGTCAACGAGCGTCACTTCGACCGGCTGTCCGGCCTGCTGGACTCGGGTCGGGTGGTCGTCGGCGGCGGCAGCGACCGCTCGCGGAAGTACATCGCGCCGACCGTACTCGCCGACGTCGCGCCCGACGCGCCGGTGATGCGGGAGGAGATCTTCGGCCCGATCCTGCCGGTCGTCACCGTGTCCGGGCTCGACGAGGCGATCGATTTCGTCAACGACCGCGACAAGCCGCTGGCCCTCTACGTCTTCAGCGAGTCCGACGAGACGCGCGAGCGGTTCGCCGCCGAGACATCCTCCGGCGGTCTCGGCCACGGACTGCCGCTGGCCCATCTCACCGTCTCCGACCTGCCGTTCGGCGGTGTGGGGGAGAGCGGCATGGGCAGCTACCACGGCCGGTACTCCATCGAGACCTTCAGCCACCGCAAGGCGGTCCTGAAGAAGCCGCTGGGCTGA
- a CDS encoding SPW repeat protein translates to MANVSHSRGDISSHPDAPEMQERYARMLGGRDVALVDGPVFLLGLYCAVSPWIVHFTTSQPALVAHNLIIGIAIGLLALGFTRAPERMYGLSGAMCAMGIWMIISPWIVGTNPDAGVIWNNIVIGALTLALGTVCAATAAKSMRRP, encoded by the coding sequence ATGGCCAACGTCTCGCACTCCCGAGGTGACATCTCCAGTCACCCCGACGCCCCGGAAATGCAGGAGCGTTACGCCCGCATGCTCGGCGGCCGCGATGTGGCACTCGTGGACGGGCCGGTGTTCCTGCTCGGCCTGTACTGCGCCGTGTCCCCGTGGATAGTCCACTTCACCACCAGCCAGCCCGCACTCGTGGCCCACAACCTGATCATAGGAATCGCCATCGGCCTGCTGGCCCTGGGATTCACCCGCGCTCCGGAACGCATGTACGGCCTCAGCGGTGCGATGTGCGCGATGGGGATCTGGATGATCATCTCGCCGTGGATCGTCGGCACCAACCCGGACGCCGGCGTCATCTGGAACAACATCGTCATCGGCGCTCTGACCCTGGCCCTGGGGACGGTGTGCGCCGCCACGGCGGCGAAGAGCATGCGCAGGCCCTGA
- a CDS encoding GlsB/YeaQ/YmgE family stress response membrane protein — protein MEIGGVISAIVIGIVIGVLGRLVIPGRQRIGILWTILVGIVAALIGSWVAAAFGVADTDGVDWVEWLIQIGLAALGVAALDRSRARTRR, from the coding sequence ATGGAAATCGGCGGCGTCATCAGTGCCATCGTCATCGGCATCGTCATCGGCGTGCTGGGCCGGCTCGTGATCCCGGGCCGTCAGCGCATCGGAATCCTGTGGACGATCCTCGTCGGCATCGTGGCCGCGCTGATCGGATCGTGGGTCGCGGCCGCCTTCGGCGTCGCCGACACGGACGGCGTCGACTGGGTCGAGTGGCTCATCCAGATCGGTCTCGCCGCGCTCGGCGTGGCCGCGCTGGACCGGTCGCGGGCCCGCACCCGGCGCTGA
- a CDS encoding NAD-dependent epimerase/dehydratase family protein: MSAVIPQSQSPALHTVLGSGPAGTELARELVRRGHRVRLVDRKGDGPAIEGVERFAADVSTAEGARAATGQAAVVHHCVNVGYHLQTEVMPRVQEAVLAAVEATGARLVVLDTLYPYGETGGVVMTEDSPWLATSRKGRMRAELDERYLSAHQAGRARVALGRSADFVGPGVLNSSLGAAVFPGALTGGDVLGIGDIGLRHSYTDIRDVAAGLATLGERPEGDGRVWHLPTAPAVSTREIHTMIEKRVGRPLNVVVLSEPRPFGPFDEQFMAEYAEMFYQHTEPQIMDSTAFERAFGTAPTPLTDTVDATVSWYEQWLAAR; this comes from the coding sequence ATGTCCGCCGTCATCCCGCAGTCGCAGTCGCCCGCCCTGCACACCGTCCTGGGATCGGGCCCCGCCGGCACCGAACTCGCCCGTGAGCTGGTGCGCCGGGGCCACCGCGTGCGGCTCGTCGACCGGAAGGGCGACGGCCCCGCGATCGAGGGTGTCGAGCGGTTCGCCGCCGACGTGAGCACGGCCGAGGGCGCGCGGGCCGCGACGGGGCAAGCCGCCGTGGTGCACCACTGCGTCAACGTCGGCTATCACCTCCAGACCGAGGTGATGCCGCGCGTCCAGGAGGCCGTCCTCGCCGCCGTCGAGGCGACCGGGGCCCGGCTCGTCGTGCTCGACACCCTCTATCCGTACGGCGAGACCGGGGGAGTGGTGATGACGGAGGACAGCCCCTGGCTGGCGACCAGCCGCAAGGGCCGGATGCGCGCCGAGCTCGACGAGCGCTATCTGTCCGCGCACCAGGCCGGCCGGGCCCGTGTCGCCCTCGGCCGCAGCGCCGACTTCGTCGGTCCGGGGGTGCTCAACTCGTCCCTCGGTGCCGCCGTCTTCCCGGGCGCCCTGACGGGAGGCGACGTGCTGGGCATCGGCGACATCGGTCTGCGGCACAGCTACACCGACATCCGGGACGTCGCGGCCGGCCTCGCCACCCTCGGTGAGCGGCCCGAGGGCGACGGCCGCGTATGGCACCTGCCCACCGCGCCCGCCGTCAGCACGCGTGAGATCCACACGATGATCGAGAAGCGGGTGGGCCGGCCGCTGAACGTCGTGGTGCTGTCCGAGCCCCGCCCCTTCGGCCCGTTCGACGAACAGTTCATGGCCGAGTACGCGGAGATGTTCTACCAGCACACGGAGCCGCAGATCATGGACTCCACCGCCTTCGAGCGGGCCTTCGGCACGGCTCCCACGCCGCTCACGGACACCGTGGACGCCACCGTGAGCTGGTACGAGCAGTGGCTCGCCGCCCGGTGA
- a CDS encoding nucleoside deaminase: protein MVVKDVELPYLRRCVELAAEALAAGDEPFGSVLVGGDGEVLAEDRNQVASGDRTRHPEFELARWSATHLAPEERAAATVYTSGEHCPMCAAAHAWVGLGRIVYVASSKQLGGWLTELGVAAPPVRTLAVREVAPGVAVDGPVPELTEEIHTLHRRFHTGRA, encoded by the coding sequence ATGGTTGTGAAGGACGTCGAACTGCCGTACCTGCGTCGCTGCGTGGAGCTGGCGGCCGAGGCGCTGGCGGCGGGTGACGAGCCGTTCGGGTCGGTGCTGGTCGGCGGGGACGGCGAGGTACTGGCCGAGGACCGCAACCAGGTGGCCTCCGGCGACCGCACCCGCCATCCGGAGTTCGAGCTCGCGCGCTGGTCCGCCACCCACCTCGCCCCCGAAGAGCGGGCCGCGGCCACGGTGTACACGTCCGGCGAGCACTGCCCGATGTGCGCCGCCGCCCACGCGTGGGTCGGCCTGGGGCGCATCGTGTACGTCGCCTCGTCCAAGCAGCTCGGTGGCTGGCTGACGGAGCTGGGCGTTGCCGCACCACCGGTGCGGACGCTGGCGGTGCGGGAGGTGGCGCCCGGGGTGGCGGTGGACGGCCCGGTGCCGGAACTGACCGAGGAGATCCACACGCTGCACCGCCGGTTCCACACGGGGCGGGCCTGA
- a CDS encoding chaplin, whose product MRRVTRNGVLAVAASGALAVTMPAYAAFASDGAAADGSAAGSPGLISGNTVQLPVDVPVNVCGNTVNVVGLLNPAAGNSCANTGANGTADKGKESSEGAGASGGAVAEGGAEDSPGVLSGNGVQLPVHLPVNVSGNSVNVVGIGNPAVGNESTNGPGDEPEPVEPPARPEPEPSVPEKERAEPKPSPHVAAPPEESVSLARTGADQTLSALAGSAALVLGGAVLYRRFRPGART is encoded by the coding sequence ATGAGAAGGGTTACCCGAAACGGTGTGCTCGCCGTCGCGGCGTCCGGCGCGCTGGCCGTGACGATGCCGGCGTACGCCGCGTTCGCGTCCGACGGCGCCGCCGCGGACGGCTCCGCGGCCGGCTCGCCGGGGCTGATCTCGGGCAACACCGTCCAGCTCCCGGTGGACGTCCCGGTGAACGTGTGCGGGAACACGGTGAACGTGGTGGGGCTCCTCAACCCGGCCGCGGGCAACAGCTGCGCCAACACCGGGGCGAACGGTACGGCGGACAAGGGGAAGGAATCCTCCGAGGGGGCCGGTGCGTCGGGAGGCGCGGTCGCCGAGGGCGGCGCCGAGGACTCGCCGGGCGTGCTCTCCGGCAACGGCGTCCAGTTGCCGGTGCACCTTCCGGTGAACGTCAGCGGCAACAGCGTCAACGTCGTCGGCATCGGCAACCCGGCCGTCGGCAACGAGTCGACGAACGGCCCCGGTGACGAGCCCGAGCCCGTCGAGCCCCCCGCGCGGCCGGAGCCCGAGCCGTCGGTGCCCGAGAAGGAGCGCGCCGAGCCGAAGCCCTCCCCGCACGTCGCGGCCCCGCCGGAGGAGTCGGTGTCCCTGGCCCGCACCGGTGCGGACCAGACCCTGTCCGCCCTCGCCGGGAGCGCCGCGCTCGTGCTGGGCGGCGCCGTCCTCTACCGGCGGTTCCGGCCGGGCGCCCGGACCTGA
- a CDS encoding alpha/beta hydrolase, producing the protein MLAKLESRPSVRHCAVTGALGLALLVAGLPAATASDTGPDLSRFYDQKVKWSACEDMAAPEYLQCGKVTVPLDYDRPGGRTLDLALARYRATGDKRGSVLLNFGGPGGSGVDELVGGGKDFMHLTNGYDVVTFDPRGVGRSSPVTCGPATVDIIEATDGDEKLTDPRDVLRRLREAAADCAKHSGPVLPHIGTVEAARDMDVMRQALGDDRLNYLGFSYGTRLGAVYAARFPDKVGRMVLDGVDTLTEPLTEQGLAGARGQQTALENFLDWCVEDIACPFGQDARQARRLVEQVVASLDSDPVPTAFGEPFSGQDMVGAMGQALYSKELWPSLQRALAQLMEGGDTSGLQGFVSGGVTFPVRAQARAGSGEKAGAGLTDPEDVPMDNLPAALMAINCADDPDRPSAGQVAESLGRLRARYEEASPVFGRYRLTQVLMCHGRPKGTDYIREDVKDLDTAKMLLVGTRGDPATPYRWTEETAERLGPSAVVLDNKGEGHTGYASSECVHRKVDDFLLYGSLPPDGSSCGGEASPGRDE; encoded by the coding sequence ATGCTGGCCAAGCTGGAGTCCCGGCCCTCGGTCCGGCACTGCGCGGTCACCGGCGCGCTCGGGCTGGCGCTGCTGGTCGCCGGGCTGCCCGCCGCGACCGCGAGTGACACCGGGCCCGACCTGTCCCGGTTCTACGACCAGAAGGTCAAGTGGTCGGCGTGCGAGGACATGGCGGCGCCGGAGTACCTCCAGTGCGGGAAGGTCACCGTCCCCCTCGACTACGACCGGCCCGGGGGCAGGACGCTCGACCTCGCCCTCGCCCGTTACCGGGCGACCGGCGACAAACGCGGCTCGGTGCTGCTGAACTTCGGGGGGCCCGGCGGCTCCGGCGTCGACGAACTCGTCGGCGGCGGCAAGGACTTCATGCACCTGACCAACGGCTACGACGTGGTCACCTTCGACCCCCGCGGCGTCGGCCGGTCCTCGCCGGTCACCTGCGGCCCGGCCACCGTCGACATCATCGAGGCGACGGACGGGGACGAGAAGCTCACCGACCCGCGGGACGTACTGCGGCGGCTGCGGGAGGCGGCGGCCGACTGCGCGAAGCACTCCGGCCCGGTGCTGCCCCACATAGGCACGGTCGAGGCCGCGCGCGACATGGACGTGATGCGCCAGGCGCTCGGCGACGACCGGCTCAACTACCTCGGCTTCTCCTACGGGACCCGGCTGGGCGCGGTCTACGCCGCCAGGTTCCCGGACAAGGTCGGGCGGATGGTGCTGGACGGTGTGGACACCCTGACGGAACCGCTGACCGAGCAGGGCCTGGCCGGAGCGCGCGGGCAGCAGACGGCGCTGGAGAACTTCCTCGACTGGTGCGTGGAGGACATCGCCTGTCCGTTCGGGCAGGACGCGCGGCAGGCCCGCCGCCTGGTCGAGCAGGTCGTCGCGTCGCTCGACTCGGACCCGGTGCCGACGGCGTTCGGCGAGCCGTTCTCCGGTCAGGACATGGTGGGTGCCATGGGCCAGGCCCTTTACAGCAAGGAGCTGTGGCCGTCGCTTCAGCGGGCGCTCGCCCAGCTGATGGAGGGCGGCGACACCAGTGGCCTGCAGGGTTTCGTGTCCGGCGGCGTGACTTTCCCGGTCCGTGCGCAGGCGCGGGCCGGCAGCGGGGAGAAGGCCGGCGCCGGCCTCACCGACCCGGAGGACGTCCCGATGGACAACCTGCCGGCCGCGCTGATGGCGATCAACTGCGCGGACGACCCCGACCGGCCCTCCGCCGGCCAGGTCGCCGAGTCGCTGGGCCGGCTGCGCGCCCGGTACGAGGAGGCCTCGCCGGTCTTCGGCCGGTACCGGCTCACCCAAGTACTGATGTGCCACGGCCGCCCCAAGGGCACCGACTACATCCGCGAGGACGTGAAGGACCTCGACACCGCGAAGATGCTCCTCGTCGGCACCCGGGGCGACCCGGCCACGCCGTACCGCTGGACCGAGGAGACGGCCGAGCGGCTCGGGCCCTCGGCCGTGGTCCTCGACAACAAGGGCGAGGGGCACACGGGCTACGCGTCCTCCGAGTGCGTGCACCGCAAGGTCGACGACTTCCTGCTGTACGGCTCCCTGCCGCCCGACGGCAGCTCCTGCGGCGGCGAGGCTTCCCCGGGCCGGGACGAATGA
- a CDS encoding baeRF3 domain-containing protein, with amino-acid sequence MEHDLSPAALAELRRPRPYPAVSVLTPTHRREPDNAGDPVRLRNAVAEAKKQLQDDPAVTRERRLDVSRELDRALAEVDLSHTEDGLAIFAAPGEHQVWTLARSVPERVVLADTFLTRNLVAAQAAERPFWVLSVAADRVTLWSGGAGRVVEDRTGGFPMDRPPLDFDPERMERIGDSPSTFRDETTRRFLRDADTEMGRVLRAHPRPLYVTGPQPALSVLEETGNTVRDAVLVPHGGLAHGTADAVWQAVAPVLDHEARGSVEAVARELDAARGRKDFAAGVDELWESAHTGRVRLLAVEENFKVTMRDDGEHLLPAYDGDLDAREDIVDEIVEQCLETGADVRFVPDGALGEVEGIAGVLRY; translated from the coding sequence ATGGAGCACGATCTGAGTCCCGCCGCCCTCGCCGAACTCCGGCGCCCCCGCCCCTACCCGGCCGTGTCCGTGCTGACGCCGACGCACCGCCGCGAGCCGGACAACGCCGGCGACCCCGTCCGGCTGCGCAACGCGGTGGCCGAGGCCAAGAAGCAGTTGCAGGACGACCCGGCGGTCACCCGTGAGCGCCGCTTGGATGTCTCCCGGGAACTCGACCGGGCCCTGGCGGAGGTCGACCTGTCACACACCGAGGACGGCCTCGCGATCTTCGCCGCGCCGGGTGAGCACCAGGTCTGGACCCTCGCCCGCTCCGTCCCGGAGCGCGTCGTCCTCGCAGACACCTTCCTGACCCGCAATCTCGTCGCCGCGCAGGCCGCCGAGCGGCCGTTCTGGGTGCTGTCGGTCGCCGCCGACCGGGTCACCCTGTGGAGCGGCGGGGCGGGAAGGGTCGTCGAGGACCGCACCGGCGGCTTCCCCATGGACCGCCCGCCGCTCGACTTCGACCCCGAACGCATGGAGCGGATCGGCGACTCGCCGAGCACCTTCCGGGACGAGACCACCCGCCGGTTCCTGCGCGACGCCGACACCGAGATGGGCCGGGTCCTGCGCGCGCACCCCCGGCCGCTGTACGTCACCGGCCCGCAGCCCGCGCTGTCCGTGCTGGAGGAGACCGGGAACACCGTGCGGGACGCGGTGCTCGTCCCGCACGGGGGCCTGGCGCACGGCACGGCCGACGCCGTGTGGCAGGCGGTGGCGCCCGTCCTCGACCACGAGGCGCGCGGCTCCGTCGAGGCCGTCGCCAGGGAACTGGACGCCGCCCGCGGGCGCAAGGACTTCGCGGCCGGCGTCGACGAACTGTGGGAGAGCGCGCACACCGGCCGGGTCCGGCTGCTGGCCGTCGAGGAGAACTTCAAGGTGACGATGCGCGACGACGGTGAGCACCTGCTCCCGGCGTACGACGGCGACCTCGACGCCCGCGAGGACATCGTGGACGAGATCGTCGAGCAGTGCCTGGAGACCGGCGCGGACGTCCGCTTCGTCCCGGACGGGGCGCTCGGCGAGGTGGAGGGCATCGCGGGCGTACTGCGCTACTGA
- a CDS encoding Gfo/Idh/MocA family protein: protein MSELLGVAVLGAGHMGADHVRRLDRVVSGARVAAVADPDAERAKAAAGGIDGVVVHTDVEAALDAPGVEAVLIASPGEAHEEALLAAFARGLPVLCEKPMAPDAAGALRVVEAEARLGRRLAQIGFMRRYDAEYRQLKSLLDGGRLGRPLMLHCVHRNVSSPPHFTSGMLVTSSVSHEIDAARWLLGQELTAVTVLRPRPSAGAPEGLLDPQLVLFETEGGALVDVEIFVNCGFGYEVRCEAVCEAGSARIGDARAMVVTAAGGAREEVPQDYLVRFADAYDREVRDWVDATRRGRVTGPGAWDGYAASAVAEAGVRALETGTRTPVGLAPRPALYDAP, encoded by the coding sequence GTGAGCGAACTTCTGGGTGTGGCGGTGCTGGGCGCGGGACACATGGGCGCCGACCACGTACGGCGCCTCGACCGGGTGGTGAGCGGCGCCAGGGTCGCCGCCGTCGCGGACCCCGACGCCGAGCGGGCGAAGGCGGCCGCGGGCGGGATCGACGGGGTCGTCGTGCACACGGACGTCGAGGCCGCGCTGGACGCGCCGGGCGTGGAGGCCGTGCTGATCGCCTCGCCCGGCGAGGCGCACGAGGAGGCTCTGCTGGCCGCCTTCGCGAGAGGGCTGCCGGTGCTGTGCGAGAAGCCGATGGCGCCGGACGCGGCGGGCGCGCTGCGCGTGGTGGAGGCGGAGGCACGGCTGGGCCGCAGGCTGGCGCAGATCGGGTTCATGCGGCGCTACGACGCCGAGTACCGCCAGTTGAAGTCGCTGCTGGACGGCGGGCGGCTGGGCCGGCCGCTGATGCTGCACTGCGTCCACCGCAACGTGTCCTCCCCACCGCACTTCACCTCCGGCATGCTGGTGACCAGTTCCGTCTCGCACGAGATCGACGCGGCCCGCTGGCTGCTCGGGCAAGAGCTGACCGCGGTGACCGTCCTGCGGCCGCGTCCGTCCGCGGGGGCGCCCGAGGGACTGCTCGACCCGCAGCTGGTGCTCTTCGAGACCGAGGGGGGCGCCCTGGTCGACGTGGAGATCTTCGTCAACTGCGGCTTCGGCTACGAGGTGCGGTGCGAGGCCGTCTGCGAGGCGGGCAGCGCCCGGATCGGGGACGCACGCGCCATGGTGGTGACGGCGGCGGGCGGTGCCCGCGAGGAGGTGCCGCAGGACTACCTCGTGCGGTTCGCGGACGCCTACGACCGCGAGGTGCGGGACTGGGTCGACGCCACCCGGCGGGGACGGGTCACCGGCCCGGGTGCCTGGGACGGGTACGCGGCGTCCGCCGTCGCCGAAGCGGGCGTGCGGGCGCTGGAGACGGGGACGCGCACGCCCGTCGGTCTGGCGCCCCGGCCCGCGCTGTACGACGCGCCGTAG